A genomic stretch from Orcinus orca chromosome 14, mOrcOrc1.1, whole genome shotgun sequence includes:
- the LOC101275959 gene encoding 60S ribosomal protein L32-like: MAALRHPVKPKIIKKRTKKFIRHQSDQYVKIKRNWWKPRGTDNRVCRRFKGQILMPNISNGSNKKTKRTLPSSFRKFLVHLVKELEVRLMCNKAYYAEIAHNLSSKNQKAIVERAAQLAIRITNPNARLLSEENE, translated from the coding sequence ATGGCTGCCCTCAGACACCCCGTGAAGCCCAAGATCATCAAAAAGAGGACCAAGAAATTCATCCGGCACCAGTCAGACCAATATGTCAAAATTAAGCGGAACTGGTGGAAACCCAGAGGCACTGACAACAGGGTGTGCAGGAGATTCAAGGGCCAGATCTTGATGCCCAACATCAGTAACGGGagcaacaagaaaacaaagcGCACGCTGCCCAGCAGCTTCCGTAAGTTCCTGGTCCACCTGGTCAAGGAGCTTGAAGTGAGGCTGATGTGCAACAAAGCTTACTATGCTGAGATTGCTCACAACCTCTCCTCCAAGAACCAAAAAGCCATTGTGGAAAGAGCAGCCCAGCTGGCCATCAGAATCACCAATCCCAACGCCAGGTTGCTCAGCGAAGAAAATGAATAG